From the Streptomyces sp. Sge12 genome, the window TTCCGCTGCGGCGGTGTGCTGCGTGCTGCGTGCTGCGTTCGCTCGCGGCTCAGTACCAGTGGTTGGCGGACCAGAAGTTCCAGGCGCCGACCGGGCTGCCGTAGCGGTCGTTCATGTAGTCCAGGCCCCACTTGATCTGGGTGGCCGGGTTGGTCTTCCAGTCGGCACCGGCGGAAGCCATCTTCGAGGCCGGCAGGGCCTGGGCCAGGCCGTACGCGCCGGAGGAGGCGTTGGTCGCGGTGTGGTCCCAGCCGCTCTCGTGCGAGATGATCTTGTCGAAGGCGGCGAACTGGGCCGGGTCCTTGATCATCTGCTGCGCGATCGCCTTGGCGTTCATCGGGGCGGCCTGCGCGGGGACTGCGGCCAGCATCGAGCCGGCGATACCCAGGGCGAGGACGGAACCCGCGAGGGTCTTCTTCGAAGCGGCGATGCGGCGGATGACGGGGTTGGACACGGATTGACCTTCCGAAGGGGACAAGGGCGGTCGCACCGCATGTCGAGGACATGCGTGAGCCACTCACGCAAAGGAGAGGGGTTCGCAGGCGGCGGGTGAAGCACCCGTGCCGCCCGGCGACTCATCCAGTTCTACAGACGCCCCGACGGCCTGGCAAAGGTCGCTCTTACTAGCGGTCCTCGCAGCAGGGGGCCGGCCGCCGACGCCGATCCCCGGGGGGAGTTGGGCCCGGGGGCTACTAGCCGGGCTCGTATGTGACGTGGGTCCTATGGGGCGGGTCACCGGCGGAGGCCCCGGATGTCACCCTCCGCTGTCACCCGTATGTCCGATTGTGTGTGCGTTCGACTGCCTTTGAGGGGTCGGCTCGTACGCCGTCTCGACCCCCGGATCGAAGGAGACGGGGGCGTCGAAGGCAGCTTTGCGGGTCGCCCGGCGCAGCGCCTTCAGCAGGGTGGCACCGAGCGTGAGCGTCAGTACGACCGTCAGCACGGCCCG encodes:
- a CDS encoding transglycosylase SLT domain-containing protein, giving the protein MSNPVIRRIAASKKTLAGSVLALGIAGSMLAAVPAQAAPMNAKAIAQQMIKDPAQFAAFDKIISHESGWDHTATNASSGAYGLAQALPASKMASAGADWKTNPATQIKWGLDYMNDRYGSPVGAWNFWSANHWY